The Vanrija pseudolonga chromosome 1, complete sequence genomic sequence TCTGGTAACAAAAGGCTGACCCCATTTCCAGCTGGAACCACTTCCCCAACTCTCAACTTGGGCAGTTGCACGACGACTTGCTTCgggccgagcttggcctccCAGAGGTCTCGTACGTGTTCCAGTACATTTCGCACTGAGCTGGGGGAACGGTGATGGGAGTGCTTTGGACCTGTTGTAACTACCTGTTGATACACCATAGACTTTGCATATTGATAGTACATGTCACTAGAGGGAATGGGAATTGTACGTGCTGATTTGAGCTGTGGGGAGGAGAAAGGGCGAGGGGAAACAAGGGAAATGCAAGGGTTGACGTGCATCCCTCGTCTTCCTTCACGTCATTGTCTCTCTTCCCGACTTCTTGGAACCTTGTCAATCAGGGCTTGTTAATACTTTTGTCTTGTCCTCAGGCACCGGCGGGTTGAACGCTGCCCATGAGCCATCAGACGCCCAAAGCAATGACGCCAATGGCAGGTACAGCAATCCGACAACATGCCGCAGCCCACTCCTTCCACCTCATCGACTTGGACCAACTTGACGACTCACAACCCCTCACACCAAAGGATACCTCATACACCAGTCACGAGGCCTACACAAGCCACGAACCGCGCCCCTCAACCACCTTCCCACACACACTACCACCGAGCTGCACAGACAACTCGGCAGACCTCATCCACCTCGGCAGTTCGGACACGACTCTGCGAGATCTCGCCTACTCGCCCAGCAGCCCGCCAGACTACCCCGTTCACGACTTCCTTCTCTCGGGGTACGGATACGACCCGCTCCGTCCCAGGTGAGTTGTGATCTTGGCCGTACTGACTGGATCGCCAGCGACTCGTCACCGATCCATAACccccgcacgccgtcgccttTCCCCTCTTCAGACATCGGCCGCGAAGTCTTGACTTTCGACTACCCCCTCtctcctccaccaccgctcATCATGGCGACTCAGACCATCACCTCTACCTGggagcagggcggcgcgcgccctaacccgctcaacgccgccgacgccccgtTTGAGCGGTACCGCGCCTTGCCATCGCCCCGGCTATCGACCCCTGCGGCGGTCGTGCGCTCGGAGCAGACCGACAAGCTGCAACAGGCGATCATGGCCTCTTGGCGCGGGAGTGAGCCAGGCCCGGAGCGGACAGCGGCGATCGTCGCCCTGCTCGCGCGGCTCACGGCGCTGGTGAACCGCCATTCGTACGTGGACAACCCGCGTGGCAACCGGTACCGCGTCGACGTGTTCGGCAGCGTCAGCTGGGGCGGGGAGACGAAGAAGAGCAGCGACCTGGACTTGGTGATTGTCGACACGCGCCTCCTGCAGGGGTACATTCCGTCACTTTGGAAGGTGCCCGTCGGCGGGCAGTCGCTCGGCAGCTCACGCGGCTCGCGTACCCCTCAAAACGACAAGGTTCCGCTCATCTACGACATGTACTGGCTCGCGAACAAGCTGCGGAATACGCCAGGCTATTCAGAGGTCACGCCGATCACCAAGGCGAACACCCCCATTGTCAAGTTCAAAACTGGCGGTCTGGAGTGCGACATCAACTGCAACGACATGGGCGGGTGGTACAACTCGCTGCTGATCCAGGCGTATGCGCGTGTGTCGCCATACGTCTTCAGACCCATGATCCACGCGCTTAAGAAGTGGGCAGCGGTGCATAATCTCAACGACTATACAGTACGGAGCAAGACACCGACGACCATGTCGTCCTACTGCCTCACACTCATGGCGATTGCGTACCTGCAGAAGATTGAGGCGCTGCCAAATCTCCAGaagggcgtcgtcgtgccgccaGAATGCGACCCCACCGACCTGAGACAGAGGGACGCGATCTGGATCTCGTGGGGCAGAGAGCagggccagctcgcgcatATCTGGTTCAGGCAGGAggcgccggccggctggACGACAAAACACCCGCACTTGACGGCCGCGCAGGCCGTGTTTGGCTTCTTCCGCTACTACTGTGGGCAGCGGGGCGAGAGGGATGTGTTCGACCCGCGGACGCAGTTTGTGTCTGTCCTCAACGGCGGCATCCTGATCCGCCCGCACCCTCAAAACACGCTCACCCGCGAGCGCCAGGACTTTCGCCAGCGAATGGACCCCAATACGTcgagggaggaggtggtACGCGCAATGGCCGAATATGACTACGAGATCGACAGCCAAGAGAAGTAcatgggcacggcggcgggcaagaTCGCCCCGCGCAAGTGGGACGAGAAGCGTCTCGTCGTTCAGGACCCGTTCATCTgggacaaggtgggtggtgtcGGTGCGAGCAAAACAAGCTGACATCAGAACTGTGCGGCGGGCATGTCAAAGGAGGGGCTGGACCGCTTCTTTAAAGTGGGTACGGAGCGGGAGTTGTGCTGATTCATACCAGACCGCGGTCGCCAGCtaccgcctgctcgaggacgccgacacgTCGCTCACCGACCTTCTCGCGCTCAAGGTGTAGATATCCAGCATAGTATATAGTGGGGCGGGCCCTAGAGTCTTGGGGAGCAGCAGTGTCACTTGTGAACCATGTGTAGTAAtacaacaacagcaacaaaCCCATTCCGTAGCATGCATGTGGATACAACCATTTATCAATTTATCACCATTTGATCAAGATCCTTATCGTGATTACAACGTGGGGTAGATTTGATcccgcggcacggcggcggcgactacACGTTCCGTCGTCACCGTCTCCCACAAcagttgctgctgctgataATCAACATCTCCATCTTGCccaaacaccaccacccatctCACaatcgccctcgccaccatcTCTGACCCCGACCATATAATGACTTGAGTCTGCACCGACAACAAAACAGcaggcaccgccgccgccgccatgcccgacgagcagcacctATCCATCgacacgagcgccgcgtcggccgcgagctcggcgcgcccgtcgcccgtgACGGGGCTCACGACGTTCCCCAACCcgttcgaggacgagcccgagccgggACTCTTACCGTCTCTGCTGTCCAAGGTCAAGTCGACGTTCTCGGCGACgcccgccaagcccgaggccaaggcgcccGCTCCGGAGGCAAAGGCCGGCCCGACCGAGGCGCAGCAGATcgcggtcgccgcgcgccggcaggcggccgctgctgcgtcggccgcgtcgtcgtcggcgcccgcaCCGGCCCCGAAGCGCAGCGGGACGTCGCAGCTCAGCATCCCATCGGGGgacgcgtcgcccgcccaccgccccagcccgaccaccggcgtcggcgtcgccgccgccctgccccTGCCGAGCAGCACGGCATCTCAgtcgctcgcgacgccgtcgacctcgtcgagcgcaacGCCGAGTGTGAATTCCAGCTTGAGGACTAACCCCCAGAGAAGGCACTTAGTCCCCGGCGAGAGGAAttggcggccggcgggcgcTGCGCCTGCACAGGTTACGGTGTCGCCGGTGACGAGCGTCACGACGACAGTGCACTCAAAGCTAAAGGAggactcggcggcgcgcacacaTCCGCGGCTGCTTCAGTCGCATGCGACGCTGCCGTCCATCGAGGtgaacgcgccgccgcggttAAAGACGCTCAGCTCGAGTTCGCTGGGTGGGCCGAggctgcgccgcggctcgATCAGCACGATCCCAGATTCGCCGTCGTCCGTCTCCCTGTCGGCGATGATCTCGGCCAATGCAGAGCTGAGTCAGAACAACTACAGCTTTGTCCCTGGCTTCCCGCTGCCTGCGGAAGACACGCGGAGCGTGCGGAGTCTTGGGTTTGTCAAGCGCCCTGGAAGCGTGAGCAAGATTATCCGCCGCATGCGCGGAGAGGGGTTAAGCAAGCACTACTGGATGGCGGATGAGAACTGCAAGGAGTGCTACGACTGTAAATCTGTGAGTAGAGTGACGTGGTgggggcgcgagggcgcgcgcgcgctaaCGCCCGCCCCAGGTGTTCACGACATGGCGAAGAAAGCACCACTGTCGTATCTGTGGCCAGATCTTTTGTGGGCGCTGCGCGTCCAACATtatcggcgcgcgccgcttcgGACAGGATGGCATGGTGCGCGTGTGTAACCTCTGCCTCAAGATCATGGAGGActatgacgacgacgatgacagGAGGTCGATACACTCCAACATGTCCATCTTACCCGATCGCGTTAGATCACCGGAAATGCCAtactcgacgtcgccgtaCTCGCCTTATGCGGCGAGCCAGATCttccagcgccagccgagcgAGTCGTTATCGGCTATCGACGAGTCGGCAGTGACGCGGTATTGGCCCCGGGGGTCCTCTGAACTTCCCGATAGACCGTTCACCCCAGAGGACACGTCCGACGCGTCGGATAGCGAGGAGGGGCATCTGTGGCACGGAGCACAGCCAGCGCCATTCCGCCGCATGAACGGGGATGACAACTCGGATGACCAGGGACACAGCATGGCCTCGTCACAGACACCGAGCCTCAGCCCCGGAATGGAGctccagcagcggcgccggaTCGACTTCCCCACGGAGATTGGACACGCGGCACCGCACATTGCCTTCCCTCGCACCGAGACTATGGAGTCGGAGGACGGCAGATTCATGTCCGACTCGATGCACCAGCGCCTGTTACAGAGCAGGTTAACGTCCATGGCGAGCACAGGCGGCCTGAACGCGCTGCTGGATACCGACCGCAAGGACGGGCtgtggcgcgcgaggtcgtaCTCGTTTGTCGCGCCAGGCGAGTACATTTCCGGGCCTTCGCTCGCGCACTTCAACACAATGCTCCGCCAGGCGCTGGATCAGGAGAGCGTGCCACATCCAAACGAGTGGCACAGAGTCCTCAGCCGGCTCCTGCTCCGCGTGTCGACCAACCTTAGACCGGCGATCCGCGCGGGCGACTCGATCGACGTGCGCACGTACATCAAGTTCAAAAAGGTCCCTGGCGGCAAGATTAGCGACTCGGAGTATGTCGACGGTATTGTTATCACCAAGAATGTCGCGCACAAGGCCATGGCCCGCCGCTTAGTCAACCCCCGCATCATGGTCATCACCTTCCCGCTCGACTACCATCGCGTGGAAACCCAGTTCATGTCGCTCGACCCGATCCTGAAGCAGGAACGTGACTACCTCAGGCTACTCACCAACCGTATCATCGATCTAAGGCCGCATATCGTTCTGGTAGAGCGCTTCGTCTCGCGCATCGCCCTCGAGTTTTTGCACCAGGCTAACATTGTCGTCGCACGTGGTGTCAAGTTCTCGGCAATCCACCAGGTCGCGCGCTGCACACATGCCGACATTGTCAGCTCGATGGACAGGCTGGTGTTAGAGCCAAGACTTGGGCGTTGTGCCGACTTTAGGGTCCAGACCTTTGAGCACGAGCTCATCCCGGGTCGCCGCAAGACATACATGCGCTTCGAGGGGACACATAATGGGTTCGGGGGCACGATTATTCTccgcggcgaggacctcgagacgctgcgAAAGATCAAGCTTCTGGCTGACTTTAATGCCCTCGTCGCGTACCATTTGAAGAATGAGGCTTTCCTCTATGGCGACGAGTTCCACATGgtcccgcctcgcccaccgaTGCCCCAGGAATTCCAGGAGCTACTCGACCTGCTCACTCAATACCGCGAGAAGGGCATATTCACCGAGAGAAGCAATCccctcggcacgccgatgGGCTCGGAGACGGACGACaaagagcgcgagcggcaagAGGCCGAAGCGTTAACCATCCAGATCGCCGAGTCTCTCGAGCCATACCTCACCACCATTCTGTCCGCCTCCGTCGCGGTGCGCTTCCCGCCGCCATATGCCCTCGCCAAGATGGCGGCATTGGACCGCATGCTCAACGAGCTAAGGCACAGGCGCGATGAGAAGGAGGCAGAGGCTATCCTGCAtgacgagaagcgcgagcCGCAGTCCAAGGCTTTAATCCCCGCGTCGCAGACCGCGGCTGCTATCATGGCCAATGTGCAGTCTCCGATCAAGGACCAGGCGCCCGCGTTGGTCGCTCCTACGCCAGTTGCTGCCACCCAGGCACCGGTGACCATtcttgtcgacggcgaggcgaagcctgccgaggcggctgaTCCGAGTTCGTTGCCCAAGGATGGCGAGAGCACCCCTGCTACCGAGCAGCAGGCCACATCGTTATCCACAGCGCCTGTGTCCACATCCCCGTCGACGACTGCACCAGCCCCCGCGCCTCCTGCCGTCCCGTCTGCGCCGTCTACCCCTTCACCGACACCTATCCCTGCCACACCGACCACTAGTGCGACCACCAGCCAGATCCTCACCCACAGCAAGGCTGGTGACCCGTACCGCGTGCTCTTGAACCCCAACGActtcctcgacgccagccgGCTCGCATTTGTCGAACATGAGCACTCGCAGCAGCTAAAGATTTGGCAACACTATGTCAAAAAGAACCCCGGCCCACTACTACCCAAAAACTACCAGGGCATTGTGTACATCAAGTCGCTGTACCGCCAAGGACAGGACAAGCCATGCGTCGAGCCCATGCGTGCGCAGATCAACTTCTACCAGGAGGACGACCAGACCCTCGGCCAGTTCCTCGGCTCCATGGTCGCCAATGCTGGTCACCGCTGCCCTAACAAGAACTGCGACCACCTCATGTTGTTCCACTACGACGTGCTCGTgcacggcgagcgacgcctcCAGGTCGTCATGGAGCAGTTCATGTGCCCTCTGGCCGGGCACGAGGAACACATCCTCACCTGGAGCTACTGTCGGCAGTGTAACAAGAGCTGGGAGCCGACCGTCATCCGAGAGGAGACATGGCGCATGTCGTGGGGAGCGTACCTCGAGCACTGCTTCTACCCTCCCcgcacggcgacggggcTCGGctgcgcgcacgacgcgtACCGCGAACACATCCGATACTTTGCGCACCACAACATGGTGGTCCGTATCCATAATGACTCGATCGAGCTGTTCGAGCCGGTGCGGCCCTCGATCAAGCTCATGACCAAGCTCGAAGACAAGGTAGCCATCCGAAACCAAGAGTACGAGAGTGCGCTGCAGAAGACGCAGGCATTCTTCGACTCTGTCCTCTTCCGCCTACGCAGCTTCTCTGACGACCTGGTCGACCCCGAGAAGCTGCCCGGCATGCGCAAGGACCGTGATGCTCTTTTGACGCGTGCTGTGGCGGACCGTGACGAAATGGTCAACTCGCTCAACAGGACCTACAAGCAGGCGCCGCCAACGGACGTGCTGGCCATCAATGTCGTGCTC encodes the following:
- the Papd4 gene encoding Poly(A) RNA polymerase GLD2, translating into MAGTAIRQHAAAHSFHLIDLDQLDDSQPLTPKDTSYTSHEAYTSHEPRPSTTFPHTLPPSCTDNSADLIHLGSSDTTLRDLAYSPSSPPDYPVHDFLLSGYGYDPLRPSDSSPIHNPRTPSPFPSSDIGREVLTFDYPLSPPPPLIMATQTITSTWEQGGARPNPLNAADAPFERYRALPSPRLSTPAAVVRSEQTDKLQQAIMASWRGSEPGPERTAAIVALLARLTALVNRHSYVDNPRGNRYRVDVFGSVSWGGETKKSSDLDLVIVDTRLLQGYIPSLWKVPVGGQSLGSSRGSRTPQNDKVPLIYDMYWLANKLRNTPGYSEVTPITKANTPIVKFKTGGLECDINCNDMGGWYNSLLIQAYARVSPYVFRPMIHALKKWAAVHNLNDYTVRSKTPTTMSSYCLTLMAIAYLQKIEALPNLQKGVVVPPECDPTDLRQRDAIWISWGREQGQLAHIWFRQEAPAGWTTKHPHLTAAQAVFGFFRYYCGQRGERDVFDPRTQFVSVLNGGILIRPHPQNTLTRERQDFRQRMDPNTSREEVVRAMAEYDYEIDSQEKYMGTAAGKIAPRKWDEKRLVVQDPFIWDKNCAAGMSKEGLDRFFKTAVASYRLLEDADTSLTDLLALKV
- the fab1 gene encoding 1-phosphatidylinositol 3-phosphate 5-kinase fab1, with amino-acid sequence MPDEQHLSIDTSAASAASSARPSPVTGLTTFPNPFEDEPEPGLLPSLLSKVKSTFSATPAKPEAKAPAPEAKAGPTEAQQIAVAARRQAAAAASAASSSAPAPAPKRSGTSQLSIPSGDASPAHRPSPTTGVGVAAALPLPSSTASQSLATPSTSSSATPSVNSSLRTNPQRRHLVPGERNWRPAGAAPAQVTVSPVTSVTTTVHSKLKEDSAARTHPRLLQSHATLPSIEVNAPPRLKTLSSSSLGGPRLRRGSISTIPDSPSSVSLSAMISANAELSQNNYSFVPGFPLPAEDTRSVRSLGFVKRPGSVSKIIRRMRGEGLSKHYWMADENCKECYDCKSVFTTWRRKHHCRICGQIFCGRCASNIIGARRFGQDGMVRVCNLCLKIMEDYDDDDDRRSIHSNMSILPDRVRSPEMPYSTSPYSPYAASQIFQRQPSESLSAIDESAVTRYWPRGSSELPDRPFTPEDTSDASDSEEGHLWHGAQPAPFRRMNGDDNSDDQGHSMASSQTPSLSPGMELQQRRRIDFPTEIGHAAPHIAFPRTETMESEDGRFMSDSMHQRLLQSRLTSMASTGGLNALLDTDRKDGLWRARSYSFVAPGEYISGPSLAHFNTMLRQALDQESVPHPNEWHRVLSRLLLRVSTNLRPAIRAGDSIDVRTYIKFKKVPGGKISDSEYVDGIVITKNVAHKAMARRLVNPRIMVITFPLDYHRVETQFMSLDPILKQERDYLRLLTNRIIDLRPHIVLVERFVSRIALEFLHQANIVVARGVKFSAIHQVARCTHADIVSSMDRLVLEPRLGRCADFRVQTFEHELIPGRRKTYMRFEGTHNGFGGTIILRGEDLETLRKIKLLADFNALVAYHLKNEAFLYGDEFHMVPPRPPMPQEFQELLDLLTQYREKGIFTERSNPLGTPMGSETDDKERERQEAEALTIQIAESLEPYLTTILSASVAVRFPPPYALAKMAALDRMLNELRHRRDEKEAEAILHDEKREPQSKALIPASQTAAAIMANVQSPIKDQAPALVAPTPVAATQAPVTILVDGEAKPAEAADPSSLPKDGESTPATEQQATSLSTAPVSTSPSTTAPAPAPPAVPSAPSTPSPTPIPATPTTSATTSQILTHSKAGDPYRVLLNPNDFLDASRLAFVEHEHSQQLKIWQHYVKKNPGPLLPKNYQGIVYIKSLYRQGQDKPCVEPMRAQINFYQEDDQTLGQFLGSMVANAGHRCPNKNCDHLMLFHYDVLVHGERRLQVVMEQFMCPLAGHEEHILTWSYCRQCNKSWEPTVIREETWRMSWGAYLEHCFYPPRTATGLGCAHDAYREHIRYFAHHNMVVRIHNDSIELFEPVRPSIKLMTKLEDKVAIRNQEYESALQKTQAFFDSVLFRLRSFSDDLVDPEKLPGMRKDRDALLTRAVADRDEMVNSLNRTYKQAPPTDVLAINVVLQALQDKVIQWDLDFLEVEKLYMPTEKDLRRMTATHLKRLFATQDVFGSLDKNMASITVPEVDEKEKGDSEPGAASSKPSTPVEETAPDVAGSSSEQVAQADAPATEPPSTPVATDSSVVASSETATPTATLVRSAPNPVADADTTRDYDSDSTISAIPRRSLPKTFTPVADRPSSGIDSDAHQHGFVSRLPRRARQPPSVADLVKRFQDSVGGQEFEPIPDVLMERPRSVSGALRRNRHERSEVSDSDLGGGPSRPRLRRGRTGDQSSTSRQGRDPRSNLLSDGDRSYAVNASRIVSSAKRGDPSNSRGRLSRTASPSGLRPKDMYLTAPSPRVTVSKTMSTEGKPRIAGKGKTPRKPSEPPLSLGQASPATIRPVPRRVVGAGSRVTSIARHFDKLSREAERDRQKRISAARGKRAGRVGVTKAKVQFFSNVRDAFRDEFDSDSSGADNEEDDGDASDVSVDSTGRAKPRRKQSSPSGPRPAVLPIVPIDGAEAGPSGSKPQDVPKHGDQNNSALGVSAPSSFMSESTMESRRPKDRLHIELAPFDTNAPLPPPTPLPQLPTTDQDEIGTRKGLSALSQMSESEMSSGGGGERSSILKTLTGLWAFRAGDFTPLEYPLSAAEHIFVDSRVIVRENEPTSIIAFTLSSKPYRDQMRTMTNLARARRHEPSHLDDMSGTTDRQWDIISVDEAMETDDVSRRETGSHLKYEFETGSSTISCRIFFAEQFAALRQACQCEDSFVESLARCAKFDASGGKSGSAFLKTKDDRFIVKEISRLEMDAITKFAPAYFEYTSTAFQRGRPTALAKTYGIFKIGFRNAVTGHSMHMNVLVQENLFYGRQFAKIYDLKGSTRNRLIKPTGKVNEVLLDENLMELSYTNPLYLRDHSKRILRTALWNDTLFLSNLNVMDYSLVVGVDVENQQLVVGVVDYIRTFTWDKKVESWVKDFGGGGRGEPTIVTPLQYRKRFRTAMERIYFPAVPDRWSAASGDDAPMDEESATLLTI